In the Pirellulales bacterium genome, one interval contains:
- a CDS encoding HEAT repeat domain-containing protein — protein sequence MPRCLAVAALVLIWGGLGNISVAAPPLEKAQWIWHADLPANAPTDPVYFRAQFPLAGQVKSAELQITCDNHYEVFVNGHKVGQDGEWQNLEAIDVQKQLVQGQNVLAVIGRNESVGPAALAAQLVIQLADKSTVIVATDRTWQAALDTEDKWQTADYQTKQARVKWSAPRELGLFGKTAPWGGNSSPPANSADRWKTLPGFAVEQVLDRQAGSLVAMTFTGQGDLLLSAEGGPLRLLKQPQTLGMKIPNTEITELAAPAKVITYCDKVKNCQGILWHKERVYCVGDGPEGTAFYRLTDENNDDVADKVETLFKFKGGMGEHGPHQPIVGPDGKIYIMIGNHAWYGAEPAKTSPHYGYYEGDLLQPRYEDANGHAAGIKVPGGTVIRCDTDGKNVELFCGGFRNAYDHAFNEAGELFTYDSDMEWDIGLPWYRPTRVNHLIAGADYGWRSGWSPWPDYYLDSLGAVIDIGRGSPTGVTFYKHTAYPAEFHGNMLIADWSRGYIIGVRMKPHGATYQGEQYNFLEGQPLNVADLEVGPDGNVYFCTGGRGTAGGVFRVVCRDQPATFSFGTADELDSNKSVFANNPQSDAAYREWEFANLKKSLGDKWKGELHKYIANTAEAGAQRALAMDLLLQDATDEDWNLIRTLATDKSPEVRAKAVAQLGTQKQTDNRRVVLWAALDDSDPRVRRIACESLVRGGYQVDINKLLKLLADPDTFVAWAARRALEAQPAEKWQIEVIASDNFAVFCRGAVGMLILSEDPAKAHGVLVGCVAWLQKPLSAQQQTDVVRLMQLALIKGKITPDQAAPLLEVVSPLFPAKDWRTQRELARLLVYLQDPTLAAKLVPLLSPVATDEAAAIEQRHLAATARMLTTGWTPELRAGLLAYYDTQRVLDGQGNSFRGYFNNFATDFLKALSPAEQLAMIAAGGSSPGTAAALIRALPQPLGTEQVDALLKLLENLPAQPAPQSAELFKAAVVALGKSSSSAANARLRALFEEHPDLRNDIAAGLAQQGGDNPIHENYPLLVRALATAEGETARHVLTALAKFPAQDVTPGLRRQVILLGLKLKNNGGREAIKLLEHWSGQTLGQGGKNVEQTLAEWQAWFAATYPDQPEAVLPVDTAGNKWTLAQIQARLQAGRTDERDLAIGGAIFEKATCVKCHRFGGKGEGIGPDLSNVGKRFTKKEVVESVLYPSQVISDQFAAKNVELKDGRVLVGLVAPAADGGLVVLQSNAEKVTVAAGEIESQSPSKLSAMPEGLFANLTLDEIVALLHYLSVPPVEGK from the coding sequence ATGCCACGCTGTCTTGCAGTTGCCGCTCTGGTTTTGATTTGGGGTGGATTGGGTAACATCTCGGTCGCGGCCCCCCCGCTGGAAAAGGCACAGTGGATTTGGCATGCCGATCTGCCGGCCAACGCCCCCACCGATCCCGTCTACTTTCGCGCGCAGTTTCCGCTGGCGGGACAGGTTAAATCCGCCGAGCTGCAAATCACCTGCGACAACCACTACGAAGTGTTTGTCAACGGTCATAAGGTCGGCCAGGATGGAGAGTGGCAAAACCTAGAGGCGATCGACGTGCAAAAACAGTTGGTCCAGGGCCAAAATGTGCTGGCCGTGATCGGCCGCAATGAATCTGTCGGCCCCGCGGCGCTTGCCGCGCAACTGGTGATCCAGCTAGCCGACAAATCGACCGTGATTGTCGCGACCGATCGGACGTGGCAGGCTGCCCTCGACACCGAGGATAAATGGCAAACCGCCGATTATCAAACCAAACAGGCCCGCGTGAAATGGTCCGCCCCCCGGGAACTAGGTCTCTTTGGCAAAACCGCCCCCTGGGGAGGAAACTCCAGCCCGCCGGCCAATTCCGCGGATCGCTGGAAAACGCTGCCCGGCTTTGCCGTGGAACAGGTGCTTGACCGCCAAGCGGGCTCGCTGGTGGCGATGACCTTTACTGGTCAGGGGGATTTGCTTCTTTCGGCCGAAGGTGGCCCACTACGTCTGCTCAAGCAGCCGCAAACCCTGGGCATGAAAATTCCTAATACCGAAATTACCGAGCTTGCCGCGCCTGCAAAAGTCATTACCTACTGTGACAAAGTCAAAAACTGCCAGGGAATCCTGTGGCACAAAGAGCGCGTCTACTGCGTGGGGGATGGGCCCGAAGGGACCGCGTTTTATCGCTTGACCGATGAAAATAATGACGACGTCGCAGACAAAGTTGAAACGTTGTTTAAGTTCAAGGGGGGCATGGGAGAACATGGCCCGCATCAGCCGATCGTCGGTCCCGACGGCAAAATTTATATCATGATCGGCAATCACGCCTGGTACGGGGCGGAACCGGCCAAAACCAGCCCGCATTATGGCTATTATGAGGGGGATTTGCTGCAACCCCGCTATGAGGACGCCAACGGCCACGCCGCGGGGATCAAGGTTCCCGGCGGGACGGTCATTCGCTGCGACACCGATGGTAAGAATGTCGAGCTATTTTGCGGCGGCTTTCGCAACGCCTACGATCACGCCTTTAACGAAGCGGGCGAACTGTTTACCTATGATTCCGACATGGAATGGGATATTGGTCTGCCGTGGTACCGACCGACGCGCGTCAATCACTTGATCGCCGGGGCCGATTATGGCTGGCGGAGCGGCTGGTCCCCCTGGCCCGATTATTATCTGGACAGCCTGGGAGCCGTGATCGACATTGGCCGGGGCTCCCCCACGGGCGTGACATTTTATAAGCACACCGCGTATCCGGCGGAATTTCATGGAAATATGCTCATCGCCGATTGGTCGCGGGGGTACATCATTGGCGTGCGGATGAAGCCGCACGGTGCGACCTACCAGGGGGAGCAGTATAACTTTCTCGAAGGACAGCCGCTGAATGTGGCGGATTTAGAGGTTGGCCCCGATGGGAATGTTTATTTTTGCACGGGGGGCCGCGGCACGGCGGGGGGAGTCTTTCGAGTAGTTTGCCGGGATCAACCCGCAACGTTTTCCTTTGGAACGGCGGATGAACTCGATTCAAACAAAAGTGTATTTGCTAACAACCCTCAGTCCGATGCCGCTTATCGCGAGTGGGAATTTGCCAACCTAAAAAAATCGCTGGGCGACAAATGGAAAGGTGAACTCCACAAATACATTGCCAATACGGCTGAAGCTGGCGCGCAGCGAGCTCTGGCGATGGACCTGCTGTTGCAGGATGCCACCGACGAAGATTGGAACTTGATTCGCACCCTGGCAACGGATAAGTCCCCGGAAGTCCGGGCCAAGGCCGTTGCACAGTTGGGCACACAAAAACAGACGGATAATCGGCGCGTGGTCTTATGGGCCGCGCTGGATGACTCCGACCCGCGCGTGCGGCGGATCGCGTGCGAATCTTTAGTGCGGGGCGGATATCAGGTCGATATCAATAAATTGCTGAAATTGCTGGCCGATCCCGACACCTTTGTCGCCTGGGCCGCGCGCCGCGCGCTTGAGGCGCAACCAGCGGAAAAGTGGCAAATAGAAGTCATCGCCAGCGATAATTTTGCGGTATTTTGCCGAGGCGCGGTGGGGATGCTGATCCTCAGCGAAGACCCAGCCAAGGCTCACGGAGTTTTAGTTGGTTGTGTGGCTTGGCTGCAAAAACCATTATCCGCCCAGCAACAAACGGATGTCGTCCGGCTGATGCAACTGGCGCTGATCAAGGGGAAAATCACCCCGGACCAGGCCGCGCCGCTGCTTGAGGTGGTGTCGCCCCTCTTTCCGGCCAAGGATTGGCGCACTCAGCGGGAATTAGCCCGATTGCTGGTATACCTGCAAGATCCCACGTTGGCGGCCAAGCTGGTTCCGTTACTTTCCCCCGTAGCAACCGACGAAGCCGCGGCTATCGAGCAGCGCCATCTGGCCGCCACCGCCCGCATGCTCACAACCGGGTGGACGCCGGAATTACGCGCGGGACTGCTCGCTTATTACGACACCCAACGCGTGCTCGATGGGCAGGGAAATAGCTTCAGGGGTTACTTCAATAATTTCGCGACCGACTTTCTCAAGGCCCTATCCCCGGCCGAGCAGTTGGCAATGATCGCCGCGGGAGGAAGCTCCCCCGGTACCGCCGCCGCCCTCATCCGGGCCTTGCCGCAACCCCTGGGAACAGAGCAAGTCGACGCGTTACTAAAGTTACTGGAAAATCTCCCCGCACAACCCGCGCCCCAGTCCGCTGAATTGTTCAAGGCCGCGGTGGTAGCGCTGGGTAAATCCAGCTCCTCCGCCGCCAATGCCCGGTTGCGGGCCTTGTTTGAGGAACACCCCGATTTACGCAATGATATTGCGGCGGGGTTGGCCCAACAGGGGGGGGATAACCCCATTCATGAAAATTACCCGTTGCTTGTGCGGGCACTGGCGACCGCCGAAGGAGAAACCGCCCGCCATGTGTTGACCGCGCTGGCAAAATTTCCGGCCCAAGATGTCACGCCGGGATTGCGGCGGCAGGTCATATTATTGGGCTTAAAATTAAAAAACAACGGAGGGCGGGAGGCGATCAAGCTGCTCGAGCATTGGAGCGGCCAGACCCTGGGCCAGGGAGGTAAAAACGTGGAGCAAACGCTGGCGGAGTGGCAGGCTTGGTTTGCCGCGACGTATCCCGACCAGCCCGAGGCGGTCCTGCCGGTGGATACCGCAGGAAATAAATGGACCCTGGCGCAAATTCAGGCCCGGTTGCAGGCGGGACGGACTGATGAGCGTGATTTGGCCATAGGGGGGGCGATCTTTGAAAAGGCGACGTGTGTCAAGTGTCACCGCTTTGGCGGCAAGGGAGAAGGGATCGGCCCCGACCTAAGCAATGTCGGCAAGCGGTTTACCAAGAAAGAGGTGGTTGAATCGGTCCTGTATCCGTCCCAGGTGATCAGCGATCAGTTCGCCGCCAAAAATGTCGAGTTAAAGGATGGCCGGGTGTTGGTGGGCTTGGTTGCTCCGGCGGCGGATGGGGGCCTGGTGGTTTTGCAGTCCAATGCCGAAAAGGTCACCGTCGCGGCGGGAGAAATTGAAAGCCAATCGCCCAGCAAACTCTCCGCCATGCCGGAAGGGCTCTTTGCCAATCTGACCCTAGATGAAATTGTGGCGCTCTTGCATTACCTAAGTGTGCCACCGGTAGAAGGGAAGTAA
- the rpoC gene encoding DNA-directed RNA polymerase subunit beta' yields the protein MSTIGEASYDRINDYTSVKISLARPHDIRSWSFGEVKKPETINYRTYRPEKDGLFCERIFGPEKDWECACGKYRGMKYKGMICDRCGVKVTHSRVRRKRMGHIELAAPTVHIWFFKAMPSRLGNLLDMKTSSLEKVIYFQDYVVIDPKDTPLKRQQLLTEEEYRQARETYGDGGFEADMGAEAVRKLLGALDLVQLSKDLRQELAETNSKQKKKDLINRLKIVESIRDSDNKPEWMVLDVIPVIPPDLRPLVLLDSGNFATSDLNDLYRRIINRNNRLKKLVDLNAPEVIIRNEKRMLQQSVDALFDNNRCKRPVLGSSNRPLKSLTDMIKGKQGRFRENLLGKRVDYSARSVIVVGPTLRLHQCGLPKKIALELFQPFIIRRLKELGHADTIKSAKKMLERKDEEVWDILEEVIRNHPVLLNRAPTLHRMGIQAFEPILVEGNAIKLHPLVCKGFNADFDGDQMAVHLPLSIEAQVEAHTLMMSTNNIFSPSNGAPIISPSQDVVMGCYYITATIPDRRGDGMIFSSVNEVIMAFQLKKIDTHAKIKVRLPKKRSLKTDNPAEAKPGAIIETTVGRVMFNDMLPEGMPFYNIPMRSSELAKVISDCYAILGRRATIDLLDNMNRLGFRSSTMSGLSFATDDLITPDTKTKIIGDAEREVLKINKAYMRGALTELERYNQVLDKWTHAREVITKEMMAQLETDFRKDGYINPIYLMAHSGARGGVEQIRQLAGMRGLMAKPSGKIIETPIKANFREGLTVLEYFSSTHGARKGLADTALKTADSGYLTRKLADVAQNVVITMHDCGTTQGITKGVIYRGEKVEVSLADSIRGRVSRATIVNPLDDKPVVKEGELITREIGRRIEALGLEKIQVRSPLTCDAPLGICRLCYGMDLSTGSMVEEGMAVGIIGAQSIGEPGTQLTMRTFHIGGVGVRTVLEHESKAKKPGVVQLARIKIVKNDQGQSIVLSRNGEIIIQDTKGRDLDKYEVPAGAILMVESGQEIKQGHVLCTWDPHSIPIIAEVGGKVRYEDIIDGETVRMQKDASGNMRRVIIEHKGDYHPQVVIEDESGHILDYYYLPEKAYIEVNEGDRITGGSLLAKTPREVAGTSDITGGLPRVTEIFEARKPKDPAIIAEIDGVVEILGEKRRGKRTLIVRSESGTEREHLVTHGKHLRVHTGDYVKAGEALVDGPLVPHDILRISGEEAVQQYLVREIQNVYRAQRVEIDDKHIEIIVSQMLRKVRIESVGDTGLLPGSVMDKFEFRKVNQELQKCLKITEKGDSDFEPGTIVPKDALEQVNAQIETLGGKPAKGTKPKPATASTQLLGITKASVQSNSFISAASFQETTKVLTEAALAGKVDNLVGLKENVILGHLIPAGTGFKHFQQSEVRIRPQALEALVAEKSDVLGRAFPLLDAAGGDDDASRGNGSNGDSGAKPGPTGLDSLLGGQG from the coding sequence ATGAGCACAATCGGCGAAGCATCCTACGATCGGATTAATGACTACACCAGCGTCAAGATTAGCTTGGCGCGCCCGCATGACATTCGCAGTTGGTCCTTTGGCGAGGTCAAAAAGCCCGAAACCATCAACTACCGCACCTACCGCCCCGAAAAGGACGGGCTGTTTTGCGAACGCATTTTCGGCCCCGAAAAAGATTGGGAATGTGCCTGCGGCAAATACCGCGGCATGAAGTACAAGGGGATGATTTGCGACCGTTGCGGGGTCAAGGTTACCCACAGCCGCGTGCGCCGCAAGCGCATGGGCCATATCGAACTGGCCGCCCCGACCGTCCATATTTGGTTTTTCAAGGCGATGCCCAGCCGCCTGGGGAACCTCTTGGACATGAAGACGAGCAGCCTGGAAAAAGTGATCTATTTTCAGGATTATGTCGTCATCGACCCCAAGGATACCCCGCTCAAGCGGCAGCAACTGCTGACCGAAGAGGAATACCGCCAGGCGCGGGAAACCTACGGAGACGGCGGGTTCGAGGCGGACATGGGGGCGGAGGCGGTGCGCAAACTCTTAGGCGCGCTCGATTTGGTCCAACTGTCCAAGGATCTGCGGCAGGAGCTGGCGGAGACCAATTCCAAGCAAAAAAAGAAAGACCTGATCAATCGGCTGAAAATTGTCGAAAGCATCCGCGATAGCGACAACAAGCCCGAGTGGATGGTGCTGGATGTCATTCCGGTTATTCCGCCCGATCTGCGGCCGCTGGTATTGCTGGATAGTGGTAATTTTGCGACGAGCGACCTAAATGATTTGTACCGCCGCATTATCAACCGCAACAACCGCCTGAAAAAGCTGGTGGACCTGAACGCGCCCGAAGTCATCATCCGCAATGAAAAACGCATGCTGCAACAATCCGTCGACGCGCTATTTGACAATAATCGCTGCAAACGGCCGGTGCTGGGATCCAGCAATCGCCCGTTAAAATCGCTCACCGACATGATCAAAGGAAAGCAAGGCCGCTTTCGCGAAAATCTGTTGGGCAAGCGGGTGGACTACTCCGCCCGGTCGGTGATTGTGGTCGGGCCGACATTGCGCCTGCATCAATGCGGCCTGCCCAAGAAAATCGCGCTCGAACTCTTTCAGCCGTTTATCATCCGCCGCTTAAAGGAGCTCGGTCACGCCGACACGATCAAATCCGCCAAGAAAATGCTAGAGCGGAAGGACGAGGAAGTATGGGATATCCTGGAAGAGGTGATTCGCAACCACCCCGTCCTACTCAACCGCGCCCCCACGCTGCACCGCATGGGCATTCAGGCGTTTGAACCAATTCTGGTCGAGGGAAACGCCATTAAGCTGCACCCCCTGGTTTGCAAGGGCTTTAACGCCGACTTTGACGGCGACCAAATGGCCGTGCACCTGCCGCTATCCATCGAGGCGCAGGTGGAGGCCCACACCCTGATGATGTCGACAAATAACATCTTTAGCCCCTCCAACGGCGCGCCGATTATCAGCCCGTCGCAGGACGTGGTTATGGGTTGCTACTATATCACGGCGACGATTCCCGACCGCCGCGGGGACGGCATGATCTTTAGCTCGGTCAACGAGGTGATCATGGCGTTCCAGTTGAAAAAGATCGACACCCACGCCAAGATCAAGGTCCGCCTGCCCAAGAAGCGCAGCCTAAAGACCGATAATCCGGCAGAGGCCAAACCGGGAGCCATTATCGAAACGACCGTGGGCCGGGTCATGTTTAACGACATGTTGCCGGAGGGGATGCCTTTTTACAATATCCCCATGCGCAGCAGCGAATTGGCCAAGGTGATCAGCGATTGTTACGCTATTTTGGGACGGCGGGCGACGATTGATCTGCTGGACAATATGAATCGCCTGGGATTCCGCAGCAGCACCATGAGCGGCTTGTCGTTTGCCACCGACGACCTGATCACCCCCGATACCAAGACCAAAATCATTGGCGACGCCGAGCGCGAAGTGTTGAAAATCAACAAAGCGTACATGCGCGGCGCTCTGACGGAGCTGGAACGCTATAACCAGGTCCTGGATAAATGGACGCACGCCCGCGAGGTCATCACCAAGGAAATGATGGCCCAACTGGAGACGGATTTTCGCAAGGATGGTTATATCAACCCCATTTATCTGATGGCGCATTCCGGTGCCCGCGGCGGCGTCGAGCAAATTCGCCAATTGGCTGGCATGCGCGGGTTGATGGCTAAGCCCTCGGGCAAGATCATCGAGACGCCGATCAAGGCGAATTTTCGCGAGGGGCTGACCGTATTAGAGTACTTTAGCTCCACCCACGGGGCGCGCAAGGGTCTGGCCGACACCGCTCTCAAGACCGCGGATTCGGGTTACTTGACGCGCAAACTGGCCGACGTCGCGCAAAACGTGGTTATTACGATGCACGATTGCGGCACGACGCAGGGTATCACCAAGGGGGTCATTTACCGCGGCGAAAAGGTCGAGGTCAGCCTGGCGGATTCCATTCGGGGGCGGGTCTCGCGGGCGACGATCGTCAACCCGCTGGACGACAAACCCGTCGTCAAGGAAGGCGAACTAATCACGCGCGAAATCGGCCGCCGGATTGAGGCGCTCGGCCTGGAAAAAATCCAGGTGCGCAGTCCCCTGACCTGCGACGCCCCCCTGGGCATTTGCCGGTTGTGCTACGGCATGGACTTATCCACGGGGTCGATGGTGGAAGAAGGCATGGCCGTCGGCATTATCGGCGCTCAGTCCATCGGCGAACCCGGCACGCAGCTCACCATGCGCACCTTCCATATCGGGGGGGTGGGCGTGCGGACCGTGCTCGAGCATGAAAGCAAAGCCAAAAAGCCCGGCGTGGTTCAACTTGCCCGGATTAAGATCGTCAAGAACGACCAGGGCCAGAGCATCGTGCTGAGCCGCAACGGCGAAATTATCATCCAGGACACCAAGGGGCGCGACCTGGATAAGTACGAAGTTCCAGCCGGGGCCATCCTGATGGTCGAGTCGGGACAAGAGATCAAGCAGGGACATGTGTTGTGCACCTGGGATCCGCACAGTATTCCCATTATCGCGGAAGTTGGCGGTAAGGTCCGTTACGAGGACATCATCGACGGCGAAACCGTCCGTATGCAAAAGGACGCCAGCGGCAACATGCGCCGCGTCATCATCGAGCACAAAGGGGACTATCATCCCCAGGTCGTGATCGAGGATGAAAGCGGCCACATCCTGGACTACTATTACCTGCCGGAAAAGGCCTATATCGAAGTCAATGAGGGGGACCGCATCACCGGCGGTTCCCTCCTGGCCAAGACTCCCCGCGAAGTCGCGGGCACCTCCGACATCACGGGGGGGTTGCCCCGCGTGACCGAGATTTTTGAGGCCCGCAAGCCCAAGGATCCCGCGATCATCGCCGAAATCGACGGCGTCGTCGAAATCCTGGGTGAAAAGCGCCGCGGTAAACGGACATTGATTGTCCGCAGCGAAAGCGGCACGGAGCGCGAGCATTTGGTCACGCACGGCAAGCATTTGCGCGTGCACACGGGCGATTATGTGAAAGCGGGCGAGGCCCTCGTGGATGGTCCCCTGGTTCCGCATGACATCTTGCGGATCAGCGGCGAAGAAGCCGTCCAGCAGTATCTGGTCCGTGAAATTCAAAATGTGTACCGTGCCCAGCGCGTGGAAATTGACGATAAACACATTGAAATCATCGTCTCCCAGATGCTCCGCAAAGTCCGCATCGAAAGTGTCGGCGATACCGGCCTGCTCCCCGGTAGCGTGATGGATAAGTTTGAGTTCCGCAAGGTGAACCAGGAACTACAAAAGTGCCTGAAAATCACCGAAAAGGGGGACAGCGACTTTGAGCCAGGGACCATCGTTCCCAAGGATGCCCTGGAACAGGTCAACGCCCAGATCGAAACACTGGGGGGCAAACCGGCCAAGGGGACCAAGCCCAAGCCCGCGACCGCCAGCACGCAGTTGCTGGGAATCACCAAAGCGTCGGTGCAAAGTAACAGCTTTATCTCGGCGGCCAGCTTCCAGGAAACGACCAAAGTTTTGACCGAGGCGGCCCTGGCTGGCAAGGTGGACAACCTGGTGGGGCTAAAGGAAAACGTGATTCTGGGTCACTTGATTCCCGCTGGAACCGGATTTAAGCATTTTCAACAGTCCGAAGTGCGCATTCGTCCCCAAGCCTTGGAGGCGCTGGTCGCTGAAAAGAGCGATGTGCTGGGACGGGCGTTTCCGTTGCTGGACGCGGCGGGGGGGGATGACGATGCCTCCCGTGGGAATGGCTCCAATGGAGACTCCGGCGCCAAGCCCGGTCCAACGGGCTTGGATTCGCTGTTGGGGGGGCAGGGGTAA
- a CDS encoding glutamine synthetase III, giving the protein MSTARQAAISAVNNYKSNGAALNFKDTPASDLFCSNVFNDGVMKDRLPKAVYKALQATIKKAAPLDASVADAVALAMKDWAIEKGATHYAHVFYPLTGITAEKHDSFMNPTGDGTALAEFTGKELIQGEPDASSFPSGGIRATFEARGYTAWDPTSPAYIMENPNGTTLCIPTAFCSWTGEALDKKTPLLRSMQAVSKQAERVLKLFGHENVGPIFATCGPEQEYFLIDRNFFFSRPDLVTTGRTLYGAPSPKGQEFEDQYFGAIPERVLACMMEAERELFKLGVPVKTRHNEVAPAQYEIAPLYENANLATDHQQLIMLFLQRTAQKYGMACLLHEKPFAGINGSGKHVNWSIGGAGVGNLLEPGDTPHENAQFLVFCAAVIRAVHKYSELLRVTVATSGNDHRLGANEAPPAIISIFLGDQLADVFEQLKTGKATSSKQSGVLKVGVDVLPPLPKHAGDRNRTSPFAFTGNKFEFRAVGSSQSIAGPLVVLNTIMAESLDYCASKLEAAMGGDKSKLNSAVQSLLQQIANDHSAVVFNGNGYSEEWHKEAEKRGLPNLRNTVTALPALLKKEYIEVFEKYKVLSERELRSRYDIYVERYCKDMNTEAQCALSIAKTQLLPAAYRYQGELAGIASNLKACGKNPHLGTLEVLTGLVAKFEETIGDLEKAASHKHAHDLTAEAKYFNDHVKPAMLAVREVADQLETVVADDLWPLPKYQEMLFIK; this is encoded by the coding sequence TTGAGTACTGCACGACAGGCGGCGATTTCAGCAGTGAACAATTACAAGTCCAATGGTGCGGCCTTAAATTTTAAGGACACCCCGGCCAGCGATCTCTTTTGCTCAAATGTCTTTAATGACGGGGTCATGAAGGATCGGCTGCCCAAAGCGGTTTACAAGGCCCTGCAAGCCACTATCAAAAAAGCGGCTCCGCTGGACGCCAGCGTGGCCGACGCCGTGGCTTTGGCCATGAAGGACTGGGCCATTGAAAAAGGCGCGACCCACTATGCCCACGTCTTTTATCCGTTGACCGGCATCACGGCGGAAAAGCATGACAGCTTTATGAATCCCACTGGTGACGGGACGGCGCTGGCCGAGTTCACCGGCAAGGAACTGATCCAGGGAGAGCCGGACGCATCCAGCTTTCCCTCGGGTGGGATTCGGGCCACGTTTGAGGCCCGCGGTTATACGGCCTGGGACCCGACCAGCCCGGCCTACATCATGGAAAACCCGAACGGCACGACACTGTGCATTCCCACAGCGTTTTGCTCTTGGACCGGAGAGGCACTGGATAAAAAGACGCCTCTGCTTCGCTCGATGCAGGCGGTTAGCAAGCAAGCCGAACGGGTTCTCAAGCTCTTTGGCCACGAAAATGTCGGTCCCATTTTTGCCACTTGTGGACCAGAGCAAGAATATTTTTTGATCGACCGGAATTTCTTTTTTAGCCGTCCCGACCTGGTGACCACCGGCCGGACATTATACGGCGCTCCCTCTCCCAAGGGGCAAGAATTCGAAGATCAATACTTTGGCGCCATTCCCGAACGCGTCCTGGCCTGCATGATGGAGGCCGAACGCGAACTGTTTAAACTGGGCGTGCCGGTGAAAACACGGCATAACGAAGTCGCCCCGGCGCAGTACGAAATCGCCCCCCTGTACGAAAACGCCAATCTGGCGACCGATCATCAGCAGTTGATCATGCTGTTTTTGCAACGGACCGCGCAAAAGTACGGCATGGCATGTCTGCTGCACGAAAAACCGTTTGCCGGCATCAACGGATCCGGCAAGCACGTCAACTGGTCGATCGGAGGGGCGGGTGTCGGCAATTTACTGGAACCAGGCGACACTCCGCATGAAAACGCCCAATTTTTGGTGTTTTGCGCGGCGGTGATCCGGGCGGTGCATAAATATTCCGAGTTGCTACGCGTGACGGTCGCCACCAGCGGTAACGACCACCGCCTGGGGGCCAACGAGGCTCCTCCCGCGATTATTTCGATCTTTTTGGGGGATCAGTTGGCCGATGTCTTTGAGCAGTTAAAGACCGGCAAGGCGACCAGTTCCAAGCAAAGCGGCGTGCTCAAGGTTGGCGTGGATGTGTTGCCGCCCCTGCCAAAGCACGCGGGAGATCGCAACCGGACCAGTCCTTTTGCCTTTACCGGCAACAAGTTTGAATTCCGCGCGGTCGGTTCCAGCCAGTCGATCGCCGGCCCGCTGGTGGTTTTGAACACCATCATGGCCGAAAGCCTGGATTATTGCGCTTCAAAGCTGGAAGCCGCCATGGGGGGGGACAAGTCCAAGCTTAACAGCGCCGTGCAAAGCTTATTGCAGCAGATTGCCAACGATCACTCCGCGGTCGTGTTCAATGGCAACGGTTACAGCGAGGAATGGCATAAGGAAGCCGAAAAGCGCGGTTTGCCTAATCTGCGCAACACCGTCACCGCGCTGCCGGCCCTGCTCAAGAAGGAATACATCGAGGTCTTTGAAAAATACAAAGTCCTCAGCGAGCGGGAACTGCGCAGCCGGTACGATATTTACGTCGAACGGTACTGCAAGGACATGAACACCGAAGCGCAGTGCGCCTTGTCCATCGCCAAGACGCAGTTGCTTCCCGCGGCGTATCGTTATCAGGGGGAATTGGCGGGCATTGCCTCCAACCTCAAGGCTTGCGGCAAAAACCCCCATTTGGGAACGTTGGAAGTCTTGACCGGTTTGGTCGCCAAGTTCGAGGAAACCATTGGTGACTTGGAAAAGGCTGCCAGCCACAAGCACGCACATGACCTGACCGCCGAGGCCAAGTACTTTAACGACCATGTCAAGCCAGCCATGCTCGCCGTCCGCGAGGTCGCCGATCAACTGGAAACCGTGGTGGCCGACGACCTGTGGCCCTTGCCCAAGTACCAGGAAATGCTGTTTATCAAGTAA
- a CDS encoding sigma-70 family RNA polymerase sigma factor, translating into MSQEEPGQHTLLIEDYIRKLAKGDDSARERLLQTACDRLMHITRKILRDFPDVQRWEQTADVFQNASLRLYRALGEVTPNDARHFYRLAAMQIRRELIDLARHYGGPQGMGKHHFSQLPKGNQESMVFNALDQGRGTLDPGKISEWVDFHEAIGKLPEEEREVFDLIWYHGLSQQAAGELLKVDERTIRRRWREARLKLHELLGGEMPELE; encoded by the coding sequence ATGTCCCAAGAAGAACCAGGCCAGCACACGCTGCTGATTGAGGATTACATTCGCAAGCTGGCAAAGGGGGATGACTCCGCGCGCGAGCGACTGCTGCAAACCGCGTGTGATCGACTGATGCATATCACCCGCAAAATCCTGCGCGATTTTCCCGATGTCCAACGCTGGGAGCAAACCGCCGACGTCTTTCAAAACGCCAGCCTCCGCCTGTACCGGGCCTTGGGCGAGGTAACCCCCAACGACGCGCGGCACTTTTACCGCCTAGCCGCCATGCAAATTCGCCGGGAACTCATCGACCTGGCGCGGCATTATGGCGGACCCCAGGGGATGGGCAAGCACCACTTTAGCCAACTCCCCAAGGGGAACCAGGAAAGCATGGTTTTTAACGCCCTGGACCAGGGCCGCGGCACGCTGGATCCAGGTAAAATCTCGGAATGGGTGGACTTTCACGAGGCGATCGGTAAATTGCCCGAGGAAGAACGCGAAGTCTTTGACCTGATCTGGTATCACGGCCTGTCTCAGCAGGCAGCCGGGGAACTGCTGAAGGTGGATGAGCGCACCATTCGCCGCCGTTGGCGCGAGGCGCGGCTCAAGCTGCACGAACTACTAGGAGGCGAAATGCCGGAACTGGAGTAA